ATCTTCCACGACCCGTCGGGTTCGCGGCAGGCGGTTCCGTGCGCCTGCTCGGTGCGGCCGCCGACCACGATCGTTTGCTGGAACTCCCGGCAATAGGCGCCGCCCTGGGCATAGCCGTCACGCACCGGAACGATGGTCCCGTAGTGGCCGGTTTGAGGGTTGTTCCAGGTGATGCGCTCACCGATCGGGGCGCTGTATGCACGGGTCTCGGCTTGGCGGGCATACTGCTCGTCCGCCCGGTCGAGCGATGCACCGACCTCGCGGCCAAGGAAGGCGCCGAGCAACGTACCCACCCCCACGGCCACCAGCTTGCCGCTGCCGCCGCCGAAGCGCGAGCCGATCAAACCACCGGCGACGGCGCCACCGACCGTGCCGAACCCCTCCTTGGTTCCCATCGACCCGGTCTGGCAACCGGCGAGGCCGGTGGCCAACAGCGTGACAATCACGATGCCGGTCATTCTGGAGCGCATGATCAATCCCCTAGCGAAAAAAGCGGTGGTAAAGCCCAGCCTAAGTATATCGCCCCGGCCCGGCTCCGATCCAATACAGAAAGCACCGCATTCCAGCCGTACCCAATGGCTCTCCGGCAGGACAGGACGCCGAACCGCGGGCTTGGCCTGTGGCGACCGGTCGCCTTGTCAGGCAAGGGCGGGCATGCTAAGCCCCGGACAAGGCACGGGCGCCACGTCGCATGGAGCTGCCCCGCCCGTGACAGTGGCATGCAGGATACCCGACACCAGCATCGCCCAGGGAGGCCGCATGACTTACGGAACAGCGTTCGACCATGTCGTCGGCTCAAGCACGATGAACAGGATCGGGCTGCCACTCCTCCGCATTTCGCTGCTTTCGTCCGTTTACGACCGACTTCCGGTTCCCGAAGAGGCCGCCGCGGACACCAGTCTCGCCGACCTGAAGGCCATCCTGGACAGGGACGGCATCGTCGTTCTCCCCGACTTTCTTCCCGAGCCGGTCTTCGAAGCGGTGCGCCGGGAGTTCCACGCCTTCGACGAGACGCACAACCACGCCGAACCCGACCGTCACGGCACCGGCGTTGACTGGCGACACGCCGCCTGGAACTGGGCGAACGGCGACGGCGGCATGCCGACCATCCACGATGCCGTTGCCTCGAATCCCGTCGCGCGGCGGCTCATCATGCATGTCCTGCGGGCGCCTGTCCCGCCGGCGCTGCGGGTCAACCTTCAGCACCTGTCGCTGCCGCCGGACCGGGTGGACGACCGCGACGTCGAATGCGTGCTCCACGCCGACCGCCCTTTCCCGTGCGTGAAGGCGTTCTTCCTCGTCGAGGACTGCGCGGTCGAAGACGGCGCCTTTGTGTTCGCCCCCGGCACCCATCGCCTGACGCAGGAACGCCTCGCCTTCGAGCATGAGTTCGCGGTGCAGTATGCGCTCCAGCAGGAAGGCCGGCTGGACGAAGTCGATCCGGCCTTCCTGGAACGCAACCGCGTTACGCTGGACGAGGCCGCCCGCCGAACCCTGGACGTCCACCCGCTGAGCATCACCGGCCGTCGCAACACACTGATCGTCGCCAATGTCTGCGCCTTCCACGCACGCGGCCCCCTGACGCCGGGGCACAGCCGGTCGATGATCCGGATGCTCTGCTACGACTACCAGTTGCCTTTCTACTGGAAGGCGATCGCCGGCGAGCCGGCGCTGCAGCCGATGATCCCGATGCTCACGAGCGGTGCGCTGCAGCCGACGTCAGCCTTCTGAGGCTGCGGCGGCACCGCCGCTCCCCTCCACGCCATCCGGTCGCCGCCCGAAGGCCGGCGAGAGTCCTTGCGCCTGCCGAGGAACGCATGCTAAGCGAAATTCAGGATGGGCGAAATTTAGGATGGCCGGGTCACCTTCGGTCCTGAAACGGGATTAAGACCACCGGGACGGGAACGGCCCGAGCCGGGTAGCCCCTGCGCCGGGAAGGCCATGACGGAACCCCCCATGACAGAACCAGCATCCGGCCCCCGCATCGAAGCCATGGCGCTGATCCCGGCTCGCGGCGGTTCCAAGTCGGTGCCGCGCAAGAACGTGCGGATCGTCGGCGGCAAGCCCCTGATCGCCTGGTCGATCGAGGATGCGCTCAAGGCCACCCGCGTCACGCGCGTCATCGTCTCGACCGATGACGACGAGATCGCCGAGATCGCCCGCGCCTGGGGAGCCGAAGTGCCTTTCCGTCGTCCCGCGGAGATTTCCGGCGACGTCTCGGTCGACTACGACTTCCATCGGCATGCGCTGGAGTGGCTTCGCAAGGAGGAGGGATACGAACCGGAGCAGGTGGTGCTGCTGCGCCCGACGACTCCGGACCGTCACCCCGCGGTCATCGATGCCGCGATCGGACTGTTCGCCGCCCATCCCGAAGCGGACTCGCTGCGTTCGGTGTCACCCGCCAGCTTCTCGCCCTATAAGATGTGGCGGCTCCAGGAGAACGGCTATCTGACGCCCGTCGTCACCCTGGAAGGCCGGAGGGAATCGTACAACCTGCCACGCCAGCTTCTGCCGCAGGCATGGCACCATGATGGCTACATCGACATCACGCGACCTCGCACGGTGTTCGAACTGGGATCGGTCACCGGCTCCGTCGTCCTGCCCTTCATGATCCAGGACCAGTCGATCGACATCGACGTCGAGCAAGAGATCGACGAAGCCGATCGCGTCCTGTTGAACCGGCTGGACTGACGCATGGCAAAGGTCCTTCTCGTCAATCCCAACCGCTGGGGCCGCGGCATCACCACCATCTGGATCGCCAGCCATGCGGCCGTGCTGCGGGCACGTGGGCACGAGGTCCGGCTGTTCGACGCCACTTTCTACCGCAACTGGGCGCAGAACGAGATCGCCTACAATACGGCAAACCGGCAGTACCGCCCGACCGGCTATGACGGCTCCGTCACGGTCTGCGGCGAAGATGTCTTCGAAGCGGTCCAGCGGACGCTCGACGCCTTCGACCCGGATGTCGTGTTCTGGTCAGCCCTGTCGTCCCATATCCACGGCGAGGGTGAATACGTCAATATCCAGCACGGCTGCACCCTGATGCAGGAGCGGCGGACGCGGGCACTGAAGGTCGCAGGCGGGCTCCAGCCGACTGCCGAGCCGCAGGCCGCGCTCCACCGCTTCCCGGCTGTAGACCTGCTGATTGCCGGAGAATCGGAGTTCGTGCTGGCCGATCTGGTCGATTGC
The Azospirillum thermophilum genome window above contains:
- a CDS encoding RT0821/Lpp0805 family surface protein, with translation MTGIVIVTLLATGLAGCQTGSMGTKEGFGTVGGAVAGGLIGSRFGGGSGKLVAVGVGTLLGAFLGREVGASLDRADEQYARQAETRAYSAPIGERITWNNPQTGHYGTIVPVRDGYAQGGAYCREFQQTIVVGGRTEQAHGTACREPDGSWKIVG
- a CDS encoding phytanoyl-CoA dioxygenase family protein encodes the protein MTYGTAFDHVVGSSTMNRIGLPLLRISLLSSVYDRLPVPEEAAADTSLADLKAILDRDGIVVLPDFLPEPVFEAVRREFHAFDETHNHAEPDRHGTGVDWRHAAWNWANGDGGMPTIHDAVASNPVARRLIMHVLRAPVPPALRVNLQHLSLPPDRVDDRDVECVLHADRPFPCVKAFFLVEDCAVEDGAFVFAPGTHRLTQERLAFEHEFAVQYALQQEGRLDEVDPAFLERNRVTLDEAARRTLDVHPLSITGRRNTLIVANVCAFHARGPLTPGHSRSMIRMLCYDYQLPFYWKAIAGEPALQPMIPMLTSGALQPTSAF
- a CDS encoding cytidylyltransferase domain-containing protein; the protein is MTEPASGPRIEAMALIPARGGSKSVPRKNVRIVGGKPLIAWSIEDALKATRVTRVIVSTDDDEIAEIARAWGAEVPFRRPAEISGDVSVDYDFHRHALEWLRKEEGYEPEQVVLLRPTTPDRHPAVIDAAIGLFAAHPEADSLRSVSPASFSPYKMWRLQENGYLTPVVTLEGRRESYNLPRQLLPQAWHHDGYIDITRPRTVFELGSVTGSVVLPFMIQDQSIDIDVEQEIDEADRVLLNRLD